Proteins from a genomic interval of Aquabacterium sp. J223:
- the groES gene encoding co-chaperone GroES — protein sequence MKLRPLHDRVIVKRLEQETKTASGIVIPDNAAEKPDQGEVLAVGPGKRSEKGDFIALNIKVGDRVLFGKYSGQTVKVDGDELLVMREEDLFAVVEK from the coding sequence ATGAAACTTCGTCCGTTGCACGATCGCGTGATCGTCAAGCGCCTGGAACAGGAAACCAAGACCGCCTCGGGCATCGTGATCCCCGACAACGCCGCCGAGAAGCCGGACCAGGGCGAAGTGCTGGCCGTCGGCCCGGGCAAGCGCAGCGAAAAGGGCGACTTCATCGCCCTGAACATCAAGGTCGGTGACCGCGTCCTGTTCGGCAAGTACAGCGGCCAGACCGTCAAGGTCGATGGCGACGAACTGCTCGTGATGCGCGAGGAAGACCTCTTCGCCGTCGTCGAGAAGTAA
- a CDS encoding DUF1631 domain-containing protein: MPSETPHPALLAFIEAELQQTPPMVEDMLRRTADAIPAALARQTPGERQQSMELTEALRRHGAALVGRYVEALREQALRAAGCESTPAQGAPRAATLELVDEDAVAAEVQLSRTVEAIASVAEYEVRELRTYTAALVGDVDVAQETNPFRPDAHARALQALANALPLSPAHRLLLMRQAAFPLAQALRRAYAAATSRLEAAGVEPGAYRTIVLNAGTRTRWDAGLRPNTNLQVLRDSLPMPLDPAPAPAASAAPASAPAADPRQIELLGRLFDSLLRDGKLRQPVQWLVSRLQSAALRLLLNEPTLLDGYHHPLWQFLDRAAFLLDRSPAAQAHLTSLVDNLVAEPRQDERRYQWALERLTALERHQFEQRRQQFAPSLAELERTEAGLAPPRDAVPTTLDVGNLLTVPADLLDTPGAHGDATEAERWLQAQRPGDWCRFFLQGEWRALQAIGSGPRGELWLYAGDDGRPWCLRRGALQRLRAEGLAKALLPRSLLERAARRVLKDLAPLAE, from the coding sequence ATGCCCAGCGAAACGCCACACCCCGCCCTCCTCGCCTTCATCGAGGCGGAACTGCAGCAGACACCGCCCATGGTGGAGGACATGCTGAGGCGCACGGCGGACGCCATCCCGGCCGCGCTGGCCCGGCAGACGCCGGGCGAACGCCAGCAGTCGATGGAGCTGACCGAAGCGCTGCGCCGCCACGGCGCCGCGCTGGTCGGGCGCTACGTCGAGGCGCTGCGCGAGCAGGCGCTGCGGGCGGCCGGCTGCGAGTCGACGCCGGCGCAGGGCGCGCCCCGGGCGGCGACGCTCGAGCTGGTCGACGAGGACGCGGTGGCGGCCGAAGTGCAGCTGTCGCGCACCGTCGAGGCCATCGCCAGCGTCGCCGAGTACGAGGTGCGCGAGCTGCGCACCTACACCGCCGCGCTGGTCGGCGACGTCGACGTGGCGCAGGAGACGAACCCCTTCCGGCCGGACGCCCATGCACGGGCGCTGCAGGCGCTGGCCAACGCGCTGCCGCTGTCGCCGGCGCATCGGCTGCTGCTCATGCGTCAGGCCGCCTTCCCGCTGGCGCAGGCGCTGCGTCGCGCCTATGCCGCGGCCACCAGCCGGCTGGAAGCCGCGGGCGTGGAGCCCGGCGCCTACCGCACCATCGTGCTGAACGCCGGCACCCGCACCCGCTGGGACGCCGGTCTGCGGCCCAACACCAACCTGCAGGTGCTGCGCGACAGCCTGCCGATGCCGCTGGACCCGGCGCCCGCCCCAGCGGCCAGCGCCGCGCCGGCCAGTGCCCCGGCCGCCGACCCCCGCCAGATCGAACTGCTCGGCCGCCTCTTCGACAGCCTGCTGCGCGACGGGAAGCTGCGGCAACCGGTGCAATGGCTGGTCTCCCGACTGCAGTCGGCCGCGTTGCGCCTGCTGCTGAACGAACCGACGCTGCTCGACGGCTACCACCACCCGCTGTGGCAGTTCCTCGACCGTGCGGCCTTCCTGCTCGACCGGTCGCCGGCGGCGCAGGCGCACCTCACCTCGCTGGTCGACAACTTGGTCGCCGAGCCGCGGCAGGATGAGCGGCGCTACCAATGGGCGCTGGAGCGGCTGACCGCACTCGAGCGCCACCAGTTCGAGCAGCGCCGGCAGCAGTTCGCGCCGTCGCTGGCCGAGCTCGAACGCACCGAAGCCGGCCTCGCCCCGCCTCGCGACGCGGTGCCGACCACGCTCGACGTCGGCAACCTGCTCACGGTGCCGGCCGACCTGCTCGACACCCCCGGCGCGCACGGCGACGCCACCGAGGCCGAGCGCTGGCTGCAAGCGCAGCGCCCGGGCGACTGGTGCCGCTTCTTCCTGCAGGGCGAGTGGCGCGCGCTGCAGGCCATCGGCAGCGGTCCGCGCGGCGAACTGTGGCTCTACGCCGGCGACGACGGCCGGCCGTGGTGCCTGCGCCGCGGCGCGCTGCAGCGGCTGCGCGCCGAAGGGCTGGCGAAGGCGCTGCTGCCGCGCTCGCTGCTCGAACGCGCCGCCCGCCGGGTGCTCAAGGACCTGGCACCGCTGGCCGAATAG
- the yihA gene encoding ribosome biogenesis GTP-binding protein YihA/YsxC, with product MSTDARDPSVAPADPSAPVPSVDARTALGWTHTARFLTTASRLDQLPPTELPEIAFVGRSNAGKSTAINTLAQQRRLAFASKTPGRTQHINLFELGPKDAADALFADLPGYGYAAVERSAKLRWQEVMARYLEIRRSLSGVVLMVDSRLGFTDLDDQLLDFVAPRAGTGEVKLLVLLTKADKLNRREADAALRTAGDRLGALAGGQADIGVTLFSALKRQGVDDAAVLLHGWAHAQPRA from the coding sequence ATGAGCACCGACGCCCGCGACCCTTCGGTCGCCCCCGCAGACCCTTCCGCCCCGGTGCCCAGCGTCGATGCCAGGACCGCCCTCGGCTGGACCCACACCGCCCGTTTCCTCACCACCGCCAGCCGGCTGGACCAGCTGCCGCCCACCGAGCTGCCGGAGATCGCCTTCGTCGGCCGCTCCAACGCCGGCAAGTCCACCGCCATCAACACGCTGGCGCAGCAGAGGCGGCTGGCCTTCGCGTCGAAGACACCGGGCCGCACGCAGCACATCAACCTCTTCGAACTCGGCCCCAAGGACGCCGCCGACGCGCTGTTCGCCGACCTGCCGGGTTACGGCTACGCCGCGGTGGAGCGCAGCGCCAAGCTGCGCTGGCAGGAGGTGATGGCGCGCTACCTGGAGATCCGTCGCAGCCTGTCGGGCGTGGTGCTGATGGTCGATTCGCGCCTGGGCTTCACCGACCTCGACGACCAGCTGCTGGACTTCGTCGCGCCGCGGGCGGGCACCGGCGAGGTCAAGCTGCTGGTGCTGCTGACCAAGGCCGACAAGCTGAACCGGCGCGAGGCCGATGCCGCCTTGCGCACCGCCGGCGACCGGCTGGGGGCGCTGGCCGGCGGGCAGGCCGACATCGGCGTCACGCTGTTCTCGGCGTTGAAGCGGCAGGGCGTCGACGACGCCGCGGTGCTGCTGCACGGCTGGGCCCATGCCCAGCCCCGGGCCTGA
- a CDS encoding c-type cytochrome — translation MAAENAPAPKIDLARGQAIATQVCASCHAFDGGRGSPAQPIIAGQHADYLVKQLVEYKTDKRKNPIMKGFASALSEEDMRNVAAFYASKSAKPGFAKNKELVALGEKIYRGGVAEKAVPACAGCHSPTGAGIPVQYPRIGGQHGDYTQAQLTAFRSGARANNLPMQQIAARLSDKEIQAVSDYIAGLR, via the coding sequence ATGGCCGCGGAGAACGCTCCCGCACCCAAGATCGACCTGGCCCGCGGCCAGGCCATCGCCACGCAGGTCTGCGCGTCCTGCCATGCCTTCGACGGTGGCCGCGGCTCGCCGGCCCAGCCCATCATCGCCGGCCAGCACGCCGACTACCTGGTCAAGCAACTCGTCGAGTACAAGACCGACAAGCGCAAGAACCCGATCATGAAGGGCTTCGCCTCGGCGCTGTCCGAGGAGGACATGCGCAACGTCGCCGCCTTCTACGCCAGCAAGTCGGCCAAGCCCGGCTTCGCCAAGAACAAGGAACTGGTGGCCCTGGGCGAGAAGATCTACCGCGGCGGCGTCGCCGAGAAGGCGGTGCCCGCCTGCGCCGGCTGCCACAGCCCCACCGGCGCCGGCATCCCGGTGCAGTACCCGCGCATCGGCGGCCAGCACGGCGACTACACGCAGGCCCAGCTCACCGCCTTCCGCAGCGGCGCGCGCGCCAACAACCTGCCGATGCAGCAGATCGCCGCCCGACTGAGCGACAAGGAGATCCAGGCGGTCTCCGACTACATCGCCGGGCTGCGATAG
- a CDS encoding cytochrome c biogenesis protein ResB yields the protein MSASLLSRPADARRARAWRDALELLASMRFAIALLTVICIASVIGTVVQQQQPTANYVNQFGPFWAELFGRVGLYTVYSTWWFLLILAFLVASTSLCIARNAPKIAADLRSTKERLREQALQAFHHKAQGRLAEDRDSAFQRVSTLLQSAGWRPRVHQRPHGVMIAARKGAANKVGYLAAHSAIVLICLGGLVDGDLVVRAQMWWQDKSVFTGGGLLRDVPAQHRLGADNPTFRANLLVPEGARAGVAVINQPRGVVLQELPFDIELTKFIVEYYDTGMPKLFASQVVIHDRETGERKAATVKVNEPAFHRGIAIYQSSFDDGGSSVTLRALPLNGAGAPFEVKGTVGGSTELKAGADQTLTLEFSGLRVINVENLGGSGAGAPGSTDVRRVDLASALGDHLGSGAKSNKPKTLRNVGPSVNYKLRDAAGQAREFHNYMLPVEVDGQRVFLAGVRDSPDQSFRYLRIPADDTGALDGWLRLRHALADGALRDQAVQRYVRRAAPADRPEMAEQLRATADRALALFAGAVPTGDGATQPRGGLQALADFLESTVPEAERGRISEVLLRVLNGCLLELAQLSRERAGLPPLPADEATQAFMTQSVISLSDSFHYPAPLLLSLTGFDQVQASVFQVARAPGKTLVYLGAVLLIIGVFAMLYVRERRLWVWLEDGHGGGSRATMALSSTRRTLDTDREFERLQQAVLGTAAAPTPAPAA from the coding sequence ATGTCCGCCAGCCTCCTGAGCCGCCCTGCCGACGCCCGCCGTGCGCGCGCCTGGCGCGACGCGCTCGAACTGCTGGCGTCGATGCGCTTCGCCATCGCGCTGCTCACCGTCATCTGCATCGCCTCGGTGATCGGCACCGTGGTGCAGCAGCAGCAGCCCACCGCCAACTACGTCAACCAGTTCGGTCCCTTCTGGGCCGAGCTGTTCGGCCGGGTCGGGCTGTACACCGTCTACAGCACCTGGTGGTTCCTGCTGATCCTGGCCTTCCTGGTCGCCTCGACCAGCCTGTGCATCGCGCGCAACGCGCCGAAGATCGCCGCCGACCTGCGCTCGACCAAGGAACGCCTGCGCGAGCAGGCGCTGCAGGCCTTCCACCACAAGGCGCAGGGCCGGCTGGCCGAAGACCGCGACAGCGCCTTCCAGCGCGTGAGCACGCTGCTGCAGTCCGCCGGCTGGCGCCCCAGGGTGCATCAGCGCCCGCACGGCGTGATGATCGCGGCGCGCAAGGGCGCGGCCAACAAGGTGGGCTACCTCGCCGCCCATTCGGCCATCGTGCTGATCTGCCTGGGCGGCCTGGTCGATGGCGACCTGGTGGTGCGCGCGCAGATGTGGTGGCAGGACAAGAGCGTCTTCACCGGCGGTGGCCTGCTGCGCGACGTGCCGGCCCAGCACCGCCTGGGCGCCGACAACCCGACCTTCCGCGCCAACCTGCTGGTGCCCGAGGGCGCGCGTGCCGGGGTGGCGGTGATCAACCAGCCGCGCGGGGTGGTGCTGCAGGAGCTGCCCTTCGACATCGAGCTGACGAAGTTCATCGTCGAGTACTACGACACGGGCATGCCCAAGCTGTTCGCCAGCCAGGTCGTCATCCACGACCGCGAGACCGGCGAGCGCAAGGCGGCCACCGTGAAGGTCAACGAGCCGGCCTTCCACCGCGGCATCGCCATCTACCAGAGCAGCTTCGACGACGGCGGCTCCAGCGTCACCCTGCGGGCGCTGCCGCTGAACGGCGCCGGCGCGCCGTTCGAGGTCAAGGGCACCGTGGGCGGCAGCACCGAGCTGAAGGCGGGCGCCGACCAGACGCTGACGCTCGAATTCAGCGGCCTGCGTGTCATCAACGTGGAGAACCTCGGCGGCAGCGGCGCCGGCGCCCCGGGCTCGACCGACGTGCGCCGGGTCGACCTGGCCAGCGCGCTGGGCGATCACCTCGGCTCGGGCGCCAAGTCGAACAAGCCGAAGACGCTGCGCAACGTCGGCCCGTCGGTGAACTACAAGCTGCGCGACGCCGCCGGCCAGGCGCGCGAATTCCACAACTACATGCTGCCGGTGGAGGTGGACGGCCAGCGCGTCTTCCTCGCCGGCGTGCGCGACAGCCCCGACCAGAGCTTCCGCTACCTGCGCATCCCGGCCGACGACACCGGCGCGCTCGACGGCTGGCTGCGGCTGCGCCACGCCCTGGCCGACGGCGCCCTGCGCGACCAGGCGGTGCAGCGCTACGTGCGCCGTGCGGCGCCCGCCGACCGGCCGGAGATGGCCGAGCAGCTGCGCGCCACCGCCGACCGCGCGCTGGCGCTGTTCGCCGGCGCCGTGCCGACCGGCGACGGGGCGACCCAGCCGCGTGGGGGGCTGCAGGCGCTGGCCGACTTCCTCGAAAGCACCGTGCCCGAGGCCGAACGCGGCCGCATCTCCGAGGTGCTGCTGCGGGTGCTCAACGGCTGCCTGCTCGAACTGGCGCAACTGTCGCGCGAGCGCGCTGGCCTGCCGCCGCTGCCCGCCGACGAGGCCACCCAGGCCTTCATGACGCAGTCGGTGATCTCGCTGTCCGACAGCTTCCACTACCCGGCGCCGCTGCTGCTGTCGCTGACCGGCTTCGACCAGGTGCAGGCCAGCGTCTTCCAGGTCGCGCGCGCACCGGGCAAGACCCTGGTCTACCTGGGCGCGGTGCTGCTCATCATCGGCGTCTTCGCGATGCTGTATGTGCGGGAACGCCGGCTGTGGGTCTGGCTCGAAGACGGTCATGGCGGCGGCAGCCGCGCCACCATGGCGCTGTCGAGCACCCGCCGCACCCTGGACACCGACCGCGAGTTCGAGCGGCTGCAGCAGGCGGTGCTGGGCACCGCCGCCGCGCCGACGCCCGCGCCGGCCGCCTGA
- the ccsB gene encoding c-type cytochrome biogenesis protein CcsB yields the protein MTLLSTPPPTPTDGRTLPLHTGGPLAGRTRYDWLYALLVVVGAGYAFARYGAAMDGYEKGILAGAVPVLIGLGWFWGPLRTLSLAVGAASLLAIGLYARTPDAFGADLAAGEQVFLLKYFLSSQSAILWMGVLFFMSTAFYWIGLVGRAPAGGGDPAAARIGSRLAWAAVFMALVGTMVRWYESHQIGPDIGHIPVSNLYEVFVLFCWMTALFYLYFEQRYAARALGAFAMLVVSAAVGFLLWYTVVREAQEIQPLVPALQSWWMKLHVPANFIGYGTFAIAAMVAFAYLVKHHAGETRWWKLAPLWALGVVLCFEPLVFRRGAPSGSGYWVVYFGLSALIVAGILAARRRIAARLPAFDLLDDVMYKSIAVGFAFFTIATILGAFWAAEAWGGYWSWDPKETWALIVWLNYAAWLHMRLMKGLRGTVSAWWALVGLVVTTFAFLGVNMFLTGLHSYGEL from the coding sequence ATGACCCTGCTCTCCACCCCTCCCCCCACGCCGACCGACGGCCGGACGCTGCCGCTGCACACCGGCGGCCCGCTCGCCGGCCGCACACGCTACGACTGGCTCTACGCGCTGCTGGTGGTGGTCGGCGCCGGTTATGCCTTCGCGCGCTACGGCGCCGCGATGGACGGCTACGAGAAGGGCATCCTCGCCGGTGCGGTGCCGGTGCTGATCGGCCTGGGCTGGTTCTGGGGGCCGCTGCGCACGCTGTCGCTGGCGGTCGGCGCGGCCAGCCTGCTGGCCATCGGCCTGTACGCCCGCACGCCCGATGCCTTCGGCGCCGACCTGGCCGCGGGCGAGCAGGTCTTCCTGCTCAAGTACTTCCTGTCCAGCCAGAGCGCCATCCTGTGGATGGGCGTGCTGTTCTTCATGAGCACCGCCTTCTACTGGATCGGGCTGGTCGGCCGCGCCCCGGCCGGCGGCGGCGACCCGGCCGCGGCGCGCATCGGCTCGCGGCTGGCCTGGGCCGCGGTGTTCATGGCGCTGGTCGGCACGATGGTGCGCTGGTACGAGAGCCACCAGATCGGCCCCGACATCGGCCACATCCCGGTGTCCAACCTGTACGAGGTGTTCGTCCTCTTCTGCTGGATGACGGCGCTGTTCTACCTCTACTTCGAGCAGCGCTACGCGGCGCGCGCGCTCGGCGCCTTCGCCATGCTGGTGGTCAGCGCGGCGGTGGGCTTCCTGCTCTGGTACACGGTGGTGCGCGAGGCGCAGGAGATCCAGCCGCTGGTGCCGGCGCTGCAGAGCTGGTGGATGAAGCTGCACGTGCCGGCCAACTTCATCGGCTACGGCACCTTCGCCATCGCCGCCATGGTGGCCTTCGCGTACCTGGTCAAGCACCACGCCGGCGAGACGCGCTGGTGGAAGCTGGCGCCGCTGTGGGCGCTGGGCGTGGTGCTGTGCTTCGAGCCGCTGGTCTTCCGCCGCGGCGCGCCGTCGGGCAGCGGCTACTGGGTGGTGTACTTCGGCCTCAGCGCCTTGATCGTCGCCGGCATCCTGGCCGCGCGCCGGCGCATCGCGGCGCGGCTGCCCGCGTTCGACCTGCTGGACGACGTGATGTACAAGTCCATCGCGGTCGGCTTCGCCTTCTTCACCATCGCCACCATCCTCGGCGCCTTCTGGGCCGCCGAGGCCTGGGGCGGTTACTGGAGCTGGGACCCGAAGGAGACCTGGGCGCTGATCGTCTGGCTCAACTACGCGGCCTGGCTGCACATGCGGCTGATGAAGGGCCTGCGCGGCACGGTGTCGGCCTGGTGGGCGCTGGTCGGCCTGGTGGTCACCACCTTCGCCTTCCTCGGCGTCAACATGTTCCTGACCGGCCTGCACTCCTACGGCGAACTTTGA
- the msrP gene encoding protein-methionine-sulfoxide reductase catalytic subunit MsrP, whose translation MHLLKHPLRYGQPAAAEVTPPAVWQQRRTLLQAGALTLSGAAALLPDAARAVTAPGKLAALPGAASKVAGASTDEKLTAYEDVTTYNNFYEFGTDKSNPAQSAPKRLKTRPWTVSVEGEVKKPRTFGIDDLLKLSPMEERIYRMRCVEGWSMVIPWVGYSLAELIRQVEPTGNARFVEFTTLGDNRQMPGLSLSVLDWPYKEGLRLDEAMHPLTLLSFGVYGEVLPNQNGAPVRLVVPWKYGFKSSKSIVKIRFVEKQPATAWQVAAPREYGFYSNVNPDVDHPRWSQATERRIGDAGGPFAKRRKTLMFNGYEPQVGQLYTGMDLKRFY comes from the coding sequence ATGCACCTGCTCAAGCACCCCCTTCGGTACGGCCAGCCCGCCGCCGCCGAGGTCACGCCGCCGGCGGTCTGGCAGCAGCGCCGCACGCTGCTGCAGGCCGGCGCGCTGACGCTGTCCGGTGCCGCCGCCCTGCTGCCCGACGCGGCGCGGGCCGTGACGGCCCCCGGCAAGCTCGCCGCGTTGCCCGGTGCCGCCAGCAAGGTGGCCGGGGCCAGCACCGACGAGAAGCTCACCGCCTACGAGGACGTCACCACCTACAACAACTTCTACGAGTTCGGCACCGACAAGTCGAACCCGGCCCAGTCCGCGCCCAAGCGGCTGAAGACCCGGCCCTGGACCGTCTCCGTCGAGGGCGAGGTGAAGAAGCCGCGCACCTTCGGCATCGACGACCTTCTGAAATTGAGCCCGATGGAAGAGCGCATCTACCGCATGCGCTGCGTCGAGGGCTGGTCCATGGTCATCCCGTGGGTGGGCTACTCGCTGGCCGAGTTGATCCGGCAGGTGGAGCCCACCGGCAACGCCCGCTTCGTCGAGTTCACCACCCTGGGCGACAACAGGCAGATGCCGGGCTTGAGCCTGTCCGTGCTCGACTGGCCCTACAAGGAAGGCCTGCGGCTGGACGAGGCGATGCACCCGCTGACGCTGCTGTCCTTCGGCGTCTACGGCGAGGTGCTGCCGAACCAGAACGGCGCGCCGGTGCGGCTGGTGGTGCCCTGGAAGTACGGCTTCAAGTCGTCGAAGTCCATCGTCAAGATCCGCTTCGTCGAAAAGCAGCCGGCCACCGCCTGGCAGGTGGCCGCGCCGCGGGAGTACGGCTTCTACTCCAACGTGAACCCGGACGTCGACCACCCCCGCTGGAGCCAGGCCACCGAGCGCCGCATCGGCGACGCCGGCGGCCCCTTCGCCAAGCGCCGCAAGACGCTGATGTTCAACGGCTACGAGCCGCAGGTGGGCCAGCTCTACACCGGCATGGACCTCAAAAGGTTCTACTGA
- a CDS encoding sulfite oxidase heme-binding subunit YedZ, whose product MSAVAGRRSPAVQRALLHPLAKPVLWALCLAPLAWLVFAAFTDRLGANPAEALVRGSGDWTLRLLCATLAVTPLRQLTGWHALARFRRALGLFTFGWGLLHFLATAWLDFGFDWPAVVADIAKRPFILAGSAALLLMLPLAATSFNAAIRRLGARRWQALHRLVYASAGLALLHFFWMRAGKNNFGEPLVYLAVIGVLLGWRIVRARRSPRRA is encoded by the coding sequence ATGTCGGCCGTCGCCGGCCGTCGGTCGCCGGCGGTGCAGCGCGCGCTGCTGCACCCGCTGGCCAAGCCGGTGCTGTGGGCGCTGTGCCTGGCGCCGCTGGCCTGGCTGGTCTTCGCCGCCTTCACCGACCGGCTGGGCGCGAACCCGGCGGAGGCGCTGGTGCGCGGCTCCGGCGACTGGACCCTGCGGCTGCTCTGCGCCACGCTGGCCGTCACCCCGCTGCGCCAGCTCACCGGCTGGCATGCGCTGGCGCGCTTCCGGCGCGCGCTCGGCCTCTTCACCTTCGGCTGGGGCCTGCTGCACTTCCTCGCCACCGCCTGGCTGGACTTCGGCTTCGACTGGCCGGCCGTGGTGGCCGACATCGCCAAGCGGCCCTTCATCCTGGCCGGCAGCGCCGCGCTGCTGCTGATGCTGCCGCTGGCGGCGACCTCGTTCAACGCCGCCATCAGGCGCCTCGGCGCCCGGCGCTGGCAGGCGCTGCACCGGCTGGTCTACGCCTCGGCCGGGCTGGCGCTGCTGCACTTCTTCTGGATGCGCGCCGGCAAGAACAACTTCGGCGAGCCGCTCGTCTACCTGGCCGTCATCGGCGTGCTGTTGGGCTGGCGCATCGTGCGGGCGCGCCGGTCGCCGCGCCGGGCGTGA